Below is a window of Corvus cornix cornix isolate S_Up_H32 chromosome 2, ASM73873v5, whole genome shotgun sequence DNA.
TACCAATCAGCGCAAGAAacatcttttccatttctactCAGCATTTTTAGACAAACTACAGCATTAGAACATTGAAGTATCTCTCCCCCATACAGCACAAAGGTTGAAAGCAGATTTCTTGCCTTGTGGAGCCAGTTTGTCAGGATGTATGTATTGataacattaaagaaaaataaatggatcaTTACATTCTGATGTCAGGTGTACAAGTGCAGTAGTGGATTACGCTGAGGAGAATAACATTATCTATAAAAGTTAAGTGGTATACAGGTTATCCCAGAGTGACTATAATACAGAGAAATTTTATGCCAAAGTAAGTATTTACAGAGATACTGTCACAGCAAAGAGGACAGGAAGCTAGTCTCACAGAAGTAGTTCAATAAAGAGCAAATGAGTGGACGAAGACAAAGGTTTTGActttatataataaaataccAAGTGCATTCTTTTAAGTGAATGAGTCTTTGAGACTATGGTCCTAGATTTTAGGAAGCCATTTGAAGGTCAGATGTATAGTCCTGCTGCACAGCAAGGGTTACTTGGACTGCCAGAATTTTTACATCCATTGTAAACTCTGAAAATCACAGCAATTCTAGTACTGCTTCTTACTGCAGGGTCAAAACTAAAGCTCTTAAGTAAGCCCTCTCCAAAATTCCAAAGATGAGATTTTGTATGGTAGACCTTCTAGCACAATTCAGATGTTTCTCCACTACTTTTGTGCTGTACATCTGGGATTAGAACACAGCCCAGAACACTTTAGGGGTAATTATGTTTATCTGCTCAAATGTTCTTGGCCAGAGTTATTATCCAGCTTTTTCTTGTCAATGCGACTTTAATCACATCCGATTTCTTTAAGTAGCCATATTATTTTAGTTACTTTGGCTCTTTTCCAACAGGCTTATTTTAAGCTGGTTGTGAAGGAAGGTTATTAATAGCGGGCTATTTTACATATTCCTTCAAGAGAGAAATAACCAGACACATTTGAGGGGGAACAAGTGTGGCTGACTGCTcaaaatatcattaaaaatattttcaaatccaGTTTTCAACTAAGAGGAGAGTTGCTTTAACCTAGTATTTGGCAAGCATTTTTCAAGCCAGCATTTCAATCCTGCCACCTCTCAAGCTTCCTCAGCCATCTACCTAAATAGAAAGGATAACAAGCATAACCAGAGTTCCTCCAGTGCATGACTTCAAGGAACATGATCCCTCACAGTAAAGGAATCCCATTCAAAATGGCTTGCAGTACTTAAGACTCCAGTACATAGGACAAAAACGTAGGAGGAAGTCTCATGATTCTCATGCAGTTGCTCAGGGGTGTGTTGCACTTTGAGCCATCAGCTTGACCACTAGTGGCTGGGCTCAAGCAGGCAGCACACTGGACAGTAAGTCTGAGCAGCTTCCCTCTCCAGTTTAAGATTAATTTACTGTAATGTACATTACTTGCAGTGGAATGATACTGCTCATGTTTTGGCAGGATGGGGAAAATTCCACTTTTGtcttattcattattttataagGCAGATAATGCAGGAAGGTGAAACAGAATTTCTACAAGGAGTTAATCTGTGATATTGTAAAATCAAAGTACTACTTTATTAAGTGAGTTATTTTACACAATATGAACATCAATATAATTACAATTGTAAAAAATTTTTTATAACAAGTATGGACTGATTTTTTAGGATTTCCAAATAGGGCACAACTGTACATTTACACAGAATTGTCTTTGCATGAAGCCCAAGAGGgaacagcataaaaatatgaatgtttCTGTAGCCCCTTCATTTTTGCTGATCAACAGTTttagaaaagcagctgcaggttTGTTATGTAAGGTCTGACAGTAGAAGAGTCAATAGGTGTCATGACTTCACCTataaaaaacaagaacaacTTGGTTAAGCTGAACCATTACACAATGCTGGTTACGTTTGCATGAATGAAATACCATACTACTGCTTTTTACCTCATTTCAGCCTTTTATTATAACCACTTTCAGTGCCTAACAACTGGCTACTGAGAAATCTCTTCTACAGTTAacaaagaaattcagatttttctgcatTCACTTGCATAGCTTCAGGAACAAGAAGGCTCAGTTGTTGGAAATATACTAAATGACTGTTCCCATTACGTTTTGTAGCAACAGATTGTACTTATGTATTTTGTTCAAAGCAAAGCTAACACTTCAAAGCAAGAACTAAATAATAAAGTATTTCTACAACACTAAGAATGACCATTTGAAATAACATTAATCCCTTTTAAAACAACCTCCGGGCACAGTGAAATACCACAGCCATTTCACCCATGTAAGAACTAgcttgcttctttcttttacttttaaCACTTCAGGGGTATAATTTTAACCTACAGTAGTCTTCATATTAAAAGAACGGAAGCAAATTTTAAGTCCCAGTTTTTGGTGGTAAAAAAACCAATTTATAATACACCTTTCTCAGACAATCAATTAAAACGTTAAGGTAATGACCTGTAGACAATTTTATGCCTGAACATCAGCCAGTTCTGGAGGAAGTGGAGTCTTAGGATGCTTGCTTTCAAAGTGCTGTTTGAAGGTCTTGGGATCCGGCATTTGAGTCTGATTAAAGAGAGACATTAAACTTTATGCACAGTACAAGAGTTAAATAATACCACAAAACCTAATCCctgctatattttattttctttccctggaagCCAATTGCCTCCTTGACGACACTGCTCTAGTGACAGAAACACCACTAATTTAGCTGCAGGGTAAGATGGAGTATTTAACCACCTATTTCCAGAGGTGCTTTTAAGCACTACTATCACGCTTGTTTTGGCATGTCCATCAATGGTGCTATTCCAGCTAGGTATCTCCTTGCACATCTTACTTCACAGGCTGGTTTGGTGGAAAACCTACCTCctcatcattttctttttcaacatcTTAAAGATAAACATTTATCCTGTTCAAAATCAAATCTTTATGAAAGCTATTTCTTTAGTTTACCAATAGGCCAAGAAGTTATATGGCATGAACTGATTCTCTACTTGGCACAACCTACCTCAGACCTTTGCTATGACACATTTACAGGCATCAACTGCCCAAAGTGATTGATACTACAGCCTGATTTCACAACAGGAGGACTGGTTACAAGTAAGCAACCCCTAATTTGGAATCTTATTTAAGACATTTAAAGTGGCAGATCTATTCTAGGACTGACCATTGAAGTGAAAACAGCAAGTTTATCCTTCAGCTCCAAGAGAAGCTTTCAGGACAACCAGCCAGAAAGAAAAGTACAATCTGATTAGTActcacatttctgttttcttttaagttgtTCTAGCAAAAGTTACTGTGACTCAAGCTTACATTAGACCTTTCGGCACCACCGCTTTTCCTCTCTACAGCAACATCAATAACCACTGATTCCAAGACCCACCAATTCCAtcacaaagaaaatatgtttccatGTGGAGACTAAACAGGAATCGACCgcacactttttaaattttctatcTCATACTAACAGCACATGCAGACCACTATAATACAAGAGGCAAAATAACTACCCAAACCAGACCTGTACATGACCTCTCAGATTTTCTATCTCAGTTGCCAGTACAGCTGAGTAATCTGTAAGCAAGTCACATAACAGATGCAAATGCTTCTTATAGCAACAAGCTAGAAAACCACTTAAGTATTTTAGTTTCCACTATAAAATCTTCTAAAATCCTGTTCTAGTCAGGAAGACAGCTCTCTCCCTACAGTACTATTTCGACTTCAGTTTCTCTTACCCTACAGACAGTGCAGGTATATATCAAGGCAGCCTTCGCTGCAGCCTTCTGATCATgtccttgtttctttttttgctcaGCTTGctttttggcatttttctgcTGCGACTGAATCTTCTGCTGTCCACGAGCCATATCTATAAACAAAAAGAAGACATTTAGTCTACAAACATGAGAAACAACTGCTGCTATCTGACTGAGGAGCTGTAACCATGAGCACAATGCAGTCATGCGCTCTGTCCACAAAGCCTACAACTCCCATAACTCAAACGCAACAGACATCTGTTCGAGCTCTTTGCTATGTAAAGCCTCTGGGTTCAGTATCATTCTTAAAATACACACCAGAATTATTAGGCCATTCTAAGGGGTTTTCCTCTACTAAAATTCAAGCTCTActtttgaaaagtgtttttaatagtcagaataaataaaagtttcCTTTACAGTTAATAGAAACTTATTCTCTATTTCAAAAGATACCGAAAAATTcaggggttttgttgtttgggctttttttttaaattaaagcttAAGACTCAACCTGTATCTCTGGAACTTGAAACAAGTTTCAAGAAAGGCAAATCAAAGTATTACCCAAGGTGTATTATTGTCTTCTGTTGTAGGTGCTTGTGAGCTACTTTGGAGTTGGGAACACCAAAAACAACAGGTCACCCCTGTTTATTGAAGGTGATTTTTACAGGTGgctattgtatttttatttcagccacATTTATGTGCATATgatcttgaaaagaaaaaaagactgccCTCATCAGAAGCCATACTCCATATAACACAGGAGCACAAAGGAAGCAAATGCTACTGCTATATGCCATTCCAAGGTCCACCGGAAGACAAAATGAGACAAGCATGTCACAATTCAGGGAGTGTCAAGACATTGCATTTCACAGCAGTGCACTCCACCTGTCCATCAGGACACCCAAGTCAGTCTGCACCCCACCCCCAGAGCAGACGCCAGACAGGATTTGGGCACACCAACAGAGTGGGATTCAGTGTGTGGTTACATAACCCCGCAGCCCAATTTCTGCTATTGTCCCTCTCTCAGTCCCTCATGGCCCACACACGGTTCAGTCGTGCAGCTCTCTCAGAAGCACAACACTGACTGCCCAAGCACAGGACAGCCAGTGAAGGCCATTGTTCTCAGGACAACTTGTAAAGTCTCGTGTTCCCAGGAGGGCAGCTTGGTCACCGCCCCTCTGGGTAAGCTAGGCACTTGCCCCAAGTGTGGTACTTGTGGGACAGACACACTGCACGGCTACACCAGGCCTGTCATGCGATCATTCTCATCAGGACAGGTGGCCTCCCACTGTGAGAGAAAGGCCTATCCAAACAGTGACTGACCTCTGGTAAATACGTGTGAAAAGCCCTTAAAAACGGTtatgaaaatgaagtttctaTGAAACATGTCAACAACATGTGAAAATTCACTAGTGTTGTGGGAATTTTTGGGTATGTGCCTAATGTGCGAGCAAAACGACAGCCCTGAGACCCAGAACAGCTCTTCTGGATTGAGAAGCACCTCTCAGGCCACAGCCTGGTTCTTCCATGGCATCAACCACCGCCATGTAACCCTCTGCAGAAGAACTACACTAGATCTTCAGtgttccctcctcttcccccaccaGTTTCTCTAAAAGAGAATTCAGCTAATAAAATTGAACACAACACAAATTCCATTAACAAGCAGATAGAAATACATGTGCCGTTCAACAGTTTCCATAAGATACAACACTGAATGTTAGTAAGACTAGAAGTGCCAGTCAATGTTTCAATGGATATTACAACTGCTCCAGAACACCCCAGCCAGGGCCTCACACTGTTTATATACAGCATGGCTCAACCACAACACTGGATTCccacttaaaattaaaaaaaaccgAAGAAGATATATTACCAATGACTTTGCATACACTAGAAGGAACAGTaggttttatttcacttctaTTTTACCAGCATTACAGCAATCGTCTAGAAGTCAGAGGATTCCTGACATAAAAGACTCAGATGTaacaaaaaagaattcttttcaCAAAGTGTTTGCATATTACTTTGTATTTTAGTACCTCAATAAGTACTACATTACAACAGCCAACCACACTGAGCTTTCATGTACTTGGCAACTGCTGGTTTTAGTTAAGTCACAGACAAGAAAACATGACCACAAACATTTGCTCAAAAATATCAACCACCATACAATGCCCGACACCAAAAATTCTCAAGTCTAAATACTGCAAGTTACATACACAGAGtgtttctgaaacacagaaaactaaGACTTAgactattattattttaagaaactgacaaaaaaataatcccaaagcTCTTTTAAAAGAACGATAAGTTCCTCTACAAGGCCAAATCAGTAATTTCAATTGCACAACGCAGCTAAGTGTTGTTTTCCCTATCAGGCACACCCTCAGAGAGTCCAGCAGACCAGCCTGCTGTCTCCAAATAAAGAACGCGCGAGCACGTAGGAAACCGAACACACGGAAAAAATCTATTGCCAAACCGTAACAGGAGTTTTTGCTGCCAAATCATAACAGCGGGAACAGCACGGGCACTGTCGGGAAGCGAGGCTGAAATCCGCAGCACAGCCATCCCTCACACGGGGTCATTTCCTCGTAAGTAACCAGAACCCGAGCGGAGTTTCAAGTCCTAAAACTGGACACCAACAGCTGCTTCCGCTGTCACTTCCAGAAACGCACGGCAGAAACACACAGGTACCGCGGCCTCCCGGGCCGGGGCCGAAGGGCTCGGACGGCCGCTCCACGAGGGACGCCCCGGCCCGGGCCCGGCCTCGGCCTGCAGTGCGCAGGGACCgggggcgggggctgcggccCTCgggcgggcccggcggggcaggggcagctgcagccccaccaCGTGCCCCGCGGGAGGGAAGTGACCACGGAAAGACGGACGTACAGAGGCCGCAGCCAGGGAGCGGCGGTCCGCGAGCGGAGCGCGCCTCgctgccgggccgggccgggccgggccgggccgggccgggccgggccgggcctgctcctctcccccgccccgcccccctcccctctcccccgccccgcccccctcccctctcccccctccgCTTCCCCGGCGCTGCTCACCCGTGCGGGATGCGGGCTGGGCGGCCCTGCCGAGCGCTGTGGAGGCtccgcgcggccccgccgccgctgctcGGGAGGAGAacgaggagcaggaggagggaccCGGGACCGGCACTGCGCGCGCGCCGGACCCGCCCCCGCGCCCGCGCGCCCGGACGGCGCTGGCCAATGGCGGCGCGCGGCAGTTACATAACGCCGGCGTGGGGGGGGCACAGGGACCCgccggccgcggggccgggaggTCGCGGCGCTTGCGCGGGCACGGGTTCGGGTCCCGGCGGCGCAGGGTCCTGTGCGGTTCTACCGCGAACAGCCGGACTGGGTGGCTGGGGCTGCCAAGCCTGGCTTTGGTACCCTCGGGATCCTGCTGCACTGGCTGCGGGTAGGGGCGCGCCGGAGTTCCGCCCTGGGCGGGGTCCGGTCCTGGGGCGCACCGGGATCAGCCAGGACAGGAGCCTTGCCCCGCCCGGTTCCCGGGAGCGCAGCCCTGGTGGAGCCCCGGCTCGCTTTACCTGCCGAGCCCCGGCTCGCGGTGCCGCAGCGGCCGCGGGATGCGGCAGCGCTGCCCTCGGGCCGTGGCCGCTGCCCGGCGGGCCCACTCCCAGCCACATTCCTCTGTGCTTAGCGTACAGGCGCGGCCTAAAAAtagtgctgctcctgctccctgggatCCAGATCAGTGGCTCAGGAGTGGCTGTCGGGAAGGCGCTGGAGAGGAGGCCAGGCGGGGATGGCGGAGAGGATGAGATCCTGGTCCGGCTGCAGTTCACACAGAAGGCCCATGTGTAGGATTGAAGGGTTAAGTGAGTTTAAAGTAGAAGGAGATGGCCTGGGATgagaagcagaattttattCAAGTTTAAAGTGCACTAGATCTGGTTTGGACACATTTAGCAAGGATTGCAGAGGAAGTTTACAGGCTGTATCCGCTGCATATGTGATTTGAAAGGTGCTGGCTTGCATGATTATAGATGTAGGCAGGCCCTGTAAGGAAGCGTAAAGGAGCTCTTTATTTTCTATGGTCATCTTCATAGGATTCAGCCAAAGGAAGGCAGAATGTTTGTGCCTTCTCACGTTATACACCTGttaggaaaaggagaaataacaGGCAGCATCTCTGCTTAGAGATGACGTTCTGCCACTCACTGAGTAATTGTTGTAGCTTCAAAACCTGGCATCTTGAACAGTTCTGTGTCTGGGGCAAAACAGCAAGCATAATATGCCTACCAGAGAAACTATGAGATGTTGGCTTGATGTTGTGCAGAGCTTAGGCTGAATGATTGTAATGTTCTGATCATGAGAGGAAaatgcaacaacaaaaaaatccctaaagAAGTACAGTGAAGGTTTTAGGCTGTGACCATGAATCTTGCCTAGAGCATGATGGCAGTTATGAGGGAACTGTATAGCAGATTTCTGACATTTAAGTCACTGCAAGTTGATCTAGATGTTGCAGCATCtaagataaaaaattaatttcctagcattctccttaaaaaataaaaatcttcctAACATTCCTGTTTGAAACTATCTTTTCCACATTAAACTGATAGCACTGAGAATGCTTATACCAGGACAGTGCAATCCACGCTGTATTAAAATGATCTTGTCAGTAGGTTCTGAACTTTATGGAAATAGGCAACTataaaaaaaacattcaaagtGCATATGTGCTTGTGGGGTGGTGTGGCGAGGAAGGCATTTTGTGTCTTGTGCTTGTAAGCAGGTGGCTTTCAGAATGAAGTTTTGCTTTCATCAGGGAGGAGATTGATGAGTGAAAAAGTGGCTTCTGTCCTGGCTGATGCTATTTTTGAGGACTGCTGGCCTCATATGTGGAACTGGAGAGGGTTTTTCAAGGGTTATGTTCCCATACTATGGCATTGCTATACATCTGGCTGGACAAGAATTTCAAATAAAGTGGATCTCCCAAGTACATGCTGAGCTCTGGCTGGTCTTGGAacctttttctggttttaggaGAACAAGGGATAGGTCTTTCATGACAGGGACTGCAgctgtttctctctctgctctgtcttCTATCCCTTTGTGCTGTAGATTCTGGTCACAGCATTGATCCCTGTATTGCTCAAATCACAGCTTTGCAATTTAGATCATTCCAAAGAGactgctaggaaaaaaaaacccacgGTGAAAGAAGAATATAAATGCCCATAGCTGAGATTTCTACTATGAAGATAATAAGGAAAACTTCCCATTCACTGtagataatttttcaaaattgatTCACTTAATGAAAGTTATTTGTCTCACCAAAGGGAATATCTCCATGCACATGAGCAGGTTAGCAGACAGACATGGGGTAGATGTGGTGAGCTGTTAGAGAGGCAAGGCGGGCCTGTGCACTGGATACTTTGCATAGCTCTGACAAAATGAACCTGTGATAATTGCAGTTTATCTGGCTTGTGGACTTCCTCTCCTTTGTGTTGCTCCCACATGAGGTGAAACAAGCCAGAGTGTATGAACAAAAGTATAAATAGaagttaaaatgtaaaataaatgcaagcTTTAGACTGAAATGTTGCATCTTAAAATTACTAATATACCGCAGCGCTTTTCTGTGTGCTTCTTGTTTACTTGctgttttctaatttaaaaacatctcCCAAACCCTTACCAAGTACTCTGCATTAAAGGAGAGTGAAAAACAAGAACATCTCTCGGTGGTTAATGGTAGACCAAATGCAAGGTGTTTATTACCCCAAGCCAAGCCTAACAAAAATGTTTCCGTGATTGCAGTTCACTGAAATCTTTAGCAGCATTGTATGCATAGAAAACACAGCTCCTTGGGGATATGGATAAGGTATTTCAGCTCTTATGTAGCCCCTAAAAATagtccaaatttaaaaaaaaaaaattatcttctcaTGATGAGGCAATTGATGAGAAACAAGACTTCAGTTTAAGCCCAAGCTTGAATGTGGTGAACAGTGTGAtcaaataaaccccaaaattacAATCTACTGAGGAGGGAAGCAGCAAAGGAAACTGGAAGGAGCAATGCTGAGAGGCAGAATTGTTTCTTAgtttgttgcttgtttttttttttaaacagtcaTGATTGATTGTTATTCTCATGCTTATTTCTCATCCCCTTGGATTCCAGCCCCATCATCATTTTCTGTGCCCGCAAAGAGGTGTAATTTCTGCCATTAAGTCAAAATACCTGTTCTGCTCAACAGCTACTTGTTGACACTTGGATTTTGTTGCAGGTCAGTTTGAGCTGTCTCACCGTGGCGTGACTGGTGTCCCCACCACAGTTCCCTGCTGGGAACCAGGTGGCATTTTGACATGAGTTGttaaacacattttgaaagcagttgtgaGGTGT
It encodes the following:
- the ZNF706 gene encoding zinc finger protein 706, coding for MARGQQKIQSQQKNAKKQAEQKKKQGHDQKAAAKAALIYTCTVCRTQMPDPKTFKQHFESKHPKTPLPPELADVQA